The Leishmania donovani BPK282A1 complete genome, chromosome 23 DNA segment CAACGCCCTCCAGGACCTCACCACCGGCATCAGCAacgatacatcgctctggccTCGCTATGTCGTAGGCGCTTGACTGTGTCGCGACAggaggcggctcggcatGAGCAGGGGAtaaggaggagctgccggGCCTCCCCACAGCGCGGCCAGGAAGAGACGACGGAGAAGCTcaggagggaaagaaagatGAGAAGACAACAGATGGCCTTCctaaaagaaaaaaaaaaataatgAGAAACCGATAAGGATGTTAGACAACAGCAGAGGCGCGAAGCGGAgaacgcgcgcgccttgGGCGGGTCAATGGTGAGCGCATCGAAGGCACCAGAAGCAGCAACCGCGACACCTGCATACGCGCGCATGACAAGggggaaaaaagagaaaaccAAACTATCAACTAGGGAAGCGTACGCTGGGGCCCAGAGTCCGTCAAGGGCTGCGTCTTTCTTCTAGTGTGTCGGAGCTTGTCATCACGGAGCTGAGAAGCTCCACAAACAAGACACCCCATCCGTACGAGCGTACATACAGAGACCGATGGatcgacagagagagaaagtcGAACAGCGCTGAGGGATGccgtggtgatggtggtgatgcTGACGATGGTGCACCACGAACAAAAGCCTGAGAGTTGTGATGACTGCGACACAAACACGAAGAAATATAGAAAGAAGGATAAACATGAACGGAGCAAAGAGCAAGCAAACAAGCGGGCGAATCCGGGTACGATTCAGCGATAGGACAGCACAGCTTGGAGGATCATTACATGGGCGAtgctcctgccgccgccgctgctggtgctggtgctggtgcttcCTCGTGCCCTCTTTGCTGAACGTTTTTGTTTCGGGGTTGTTTGTTACTCGGTTTGTACGGTTCTGCGTACGTTCggaaacgcacacgcacgcgtgcacagaAAATAGGAAGACATCGTTCCGAGGACGAGCTGGAGAGCGAGGCCCAGTAAGAGTCcaggaaaaggagggaggcgtcGAGGCGTGAGTTCGGGTTGCTCCGATACAGAAACCCGCTGCACATGCAGgcgagcacacgcatacatggagagaaagagtgaggcagggagagggagaaagaggaggcgaaAGAAAGGCAGTCCTTGAATATGAAAACACTGCGGAGGAGAAAAGTGCGCGTTGTCCTCTTAGCTGCCTTTTTTGCGGTTCGGGTCGTCCCTTCTCAGTGGATGGCGTATCGCCGAATTTCAGTGAAGTATGCCCATGCGGATGTGGAAAGAGAGTAACAAGGAAAACGGCGAGATCGGTGGGTAAACAGGGGTCTTGCATCAACGCGTGATGCGACGGATAAAGAGGGTTCAGATGCGCTGAGTCGGCCGCGCACCGCATCGGCGTCCGCCTTTCCCCCGCACCACAACAAAGCACAGAACGGCCAAAAGGGCTGCAGCATCTGTGCGAGACTGTGCGCAAGGCAAGCGCAGATatgcttttctttgtttgAACGCTGCGTTGCGCGAGCATGAGCGAGAGGgccaacgagagagagagagagagagaaagagagagagtaaAGAGCCGGTGCTCGGAGCCCATGAAAGCGGTCAACAACAAAAACGTGGAGGTGCTCAGCAAATGCATGGCATCGCGAAACCTGGCGCGGATGCCGTAATCATGCGCTGCAACAAAGATACCCTCATCCCTCTTTCATCCGCAAATTATTTCTGCGTTGCCGATcaggaaaaaagaaggggtcTTGAGGAGGGGTCTCACAAGAGACGGAGGGGCTGAGAGGATGTGCCGCAAACAAaccacgccgctgcctctttTAGCCCTTTTgattgttttttttttaagaACATGTGTACGTCAGCATCGGCCACGTCGCTGGGGCAGAAACCTGGAGGAGTCGCTCGACCGTCAGACATGCCCAAACCCACACAACACGCGCGgtcgcggcgccagcgccgtgcgcgcgcgaaACGAGTGCGTGATGTGTTACTCGTGGctgccttttttcttcccctATCCACGCGTTCACGCAGCGTTACCGCGCGGGCGGCTGCTCGGCGGACGCGCACCCGCGGCAAAGGACTCCGGCAACGtcacagcagctcctgcgccaccgccgacccACCCCAGCATGCCCGCGTCGCACAGCATCCCCTGCGAAGGGAACCCCTTGACTGTGGTCTTGGTTACTGTCTCGCCCTTGACCTCGGCCCCGACGCAGGCCACGACGACGTGGTCACCCTGTTTGACATTGGTTGCCGCCGTCACAACGGGTATCGGCTCTCCCTGGCCCACGTTGACCTTCAGGCGCTTCAGCTTCGTGTTGGGCGCGTCTTCGCACTCCATGATTACACCAACGTGAATGTGCGCGTATGCGTCATCGtcatccgccgcggcgacggcctgACCTGCCTTAGGGCAGTCCACCTCGCATGCTGCGCAGGCCGCGTCTCCCTCTTCGTTCTCGTACTCGCACTCTGGGCACACCCACGACGGCATCGATGTTTGAAAGAGTTTTTGTGCTTCTTACGGTTCTTCGGCAAAGGCGGATCCCGGCGTGCCGGTGTGTGCGGTCCCACAtacgaaaaagaaggagagcgagatgcatgcagagagagaggaacaTGAGAGGACGGAAGTGTAGAGGGGGCGTGGAGAAGAGGGTGCCCGCCTTTGAGCAAAGCCTCCATGATGTGCACACACTACTCGGCCAGGATAGAAGTGGCACGAAGGCAGCACCCTGGAGCTCGCCCAGGCGCGTGCGCCGGTCTGGATGAGCTTGCGTGGCAGAGTTCGTAGCCTTGGTGCGTGACGAGGGCATTCGCGCAGGCGGGTTGCTCCCCTCGGGCGTCTCCAGTGACTCCACTTCGTGAACCGCCCTCGGCCATTCGGGTTTATGCGCGTGCTTatgtgaaaaaaaaataccCGCGCTGAGAACGTCTTGTATAGGAGCGCAACATGCTCTTGAGCCTCTACGAAGCCACTAAACGATACAAGCACAAGAGCGCCAGTGCGACTTGCAGGACCGGCATACCAAGAGGGTGCCCGTATATGAAGACGCGCTCACAGATATCCGGTGTTGTAGCCAACAGACACCTGCTGATctccagcggcgcggcgctcgtaCAGAGCACGTAGGGCGCGGTTCTCTCGTCGCTCTCGCCCCAGAGTGGTGAGACGGCCGTGAccaggcagcagcacggtGTTGTCTGGATACCCCTCCAATGTCAGCAGGCTCTCAGCCAGCCGCTCCCCTGATCCCCACGGCAGGTCAACGCGGCCAACGGCATTGTAGAAGAGGACGTCGCCAGTGAAAAGCAGCCGCTCACGTGGGAGGGCCAGCATCATGTGCCCGGGTGAGTGGCCGGGCGTAAAGACGTAGTGCAGCACCGAGTGAGGGCCAAAGTCGTaaaaggaggtggagcggttCGTGGCGCTTGAGAGAAGGATGTCGCTTGAACGAAccagctgccgtggcggtgcacgcgGTGATGAGGAACCGCGTCCACCAGCCACCGTGTCAGCGCcgtcctctccgccctccgttgcagcagctgcctcgTTCAGGACGCGCTGACGCTGACCAAGCTGATGTGCGTAGGTATAATGGCTATACAGGCTGTTTTGCAGCATTGGGAGAGGTTGCCGCATCTCCTCAATGCGGCCGTACCGCTCGCAAGCACGCGGAAAGACGTCCACCCACGACTGCTCCGCCGGGCACCACATGAGCCCTAGCCGCACGTGGAAGTGGTGCTCCATGACAGCCAGGAATGCGTTGAGGTTGACGATGCAGTCAACGTGGCAGTGCGTGAGAAAGAAGTGCGTCGGGCGTAAGCCGGAGGTGGCGATGAAGGAGACCCAGTCATCCGGCCAGTCATCCGCCGCGTCGACGAAGATAcactccttcctctccttctgcACTAGCAGAAATTGGTTTCCTGCAAAGCCGTTAGCGTAGTTGCGGCCAGCGACAAGCAGGTGTGGCGTTTCGTGCAGAATGGAGATGGGCCTCACGTCGCGCCGTGACACCCGCGGAACGCCCATTGGGATGTTCTTGTTGCCGAACTTGAGGAAGTGCTCGTTGCGGTTCACCTGGTTCGTGAGGGAGGTGAGGTTCGGCTGAAAGGTGCACCGCACCAGGTCGGTGGGCCGAAGtgcccctccgcctcggtgcagcagcaggagaggacGACACAGCACAAGCATATGTCCCGTTGGCGCACCTGCTTCTCCTCACCGCACCCTGCTGCTGAGTTCAGCAGCCTTCC contains these protein-coding regions:
- a CDS encoding metallo-beta-lactamase family protein-like protein codes for the protein MLVLCRPLLLLHRGGGALRPTDLVRCTFQPNLTSLTNQVNRNEHFLKFGNKNIPMGVPRVSRRDVRPISILHETPHLLVAGRNYANGFAGNQFLLVQKERKECIFVDAADDWPDDWVSFIATSGLRPTHFFLTHCHVDCIVNLNAFLAVMEHHFHVRLGLMWCPAEQSWVDVFPRACERYGRIEEMRQPLPMLQNSLYSHYTYAHQLGQRQRVLNEAAAATEGGEDGADTVAGGRGSSSPRAPPRQLVRSSDILLSSATNRSTSFYDFGPHSVLHYVFTPGHSPGHMMLALPRERLLFTGDVLFYNAVGRVDLPWGSGERLAESLLTLEGYPDNTVLLPGHGRLTTLGRERRENRALRALYERRAAGDQQVSVGYNTGYL